The proteins below are encoded in one region of Rhododendron vialii isolate Sample 1 chromosome 7a, ASM3025357v1:
- the LOC131332161 gene encoding cryptochrome-1-like isoform X3 yields MSSGGCTVVWFRRDLRVEDNPALAAGVRAGSVVAVFIWAPEEEGHYYPGRVSRWWLKHSLAHLDSSLRSLGTSLITKRSTDSVAALLDVVKATGATQLFFNHLYDPLSLIRDHRAKEALTAEGIAVRSFNADLLYEPWKVHDEEGRLFTTFAAFWDRCLTMAYDPESPLLPPKRITSGEVFRCRPDTLVLEDDSEKGSNALLARAWSPGWSNADKALTTFINGPLIEYSKNSRKADSATTSFLSPHLHFGELSVRKVYHLVRIKQVLWANEGNKAGEESVNLFLKSIGLREYSRYISFNYPHSHERPLLGHLKFFPWVVDEGYFKAWRQGRTGYPLVDAGMRELWATGWLHDRIRVVVSSFFVKVLQLPWIWGMKYFWDTLLDADLESDALGWQYISGTIPDGRELDRIDNPQFEGYKFDPNGEYVRRWLPELARLPTEWIHHPWNAPESVLEAAGIELGSNYPRPIVGIDAAKARLEEALLEMWQLEAASRAALENGTEEGLGDSESMPIAFPPDIHMDMDHEPITTNHNTVRRYEDQMVPTLTSSLLRVEEEESSLDIRNSVDSRAEVPTNINQAPRRDVFDQGAVHTVQNNVNLTQNIMVGIRNAEDSTAESSSSRRERDGGVVPVWENGSGTSSSFLQRHPRSHELMNWTRLSQTG; encoded by the exons ATGTCAAGTGGTGGGTGTACAGTAGTGTGGTTCAGGAGAGATCTAAGGGTAGAAGATAACCCAGCACTGGCGGCAGGAGTTAGGGCGGGGTCAGTGGTTGCAGTGTTCATATGGGCACCTGAAGAGGAAGGGCACTATTACCCTGGTAGGGTTTCTAGGTGGTGGCTGAAGCACAGTTTGGCTCACCTTGATTCCTCCTTGAGGAGCCTTGGTACCTCTCTCATCACCAAGAGATCCACTGATTCTGTGGCTGCCCTTCTTGATGTTGTCAAGGCTACTGGAGCAACTCAGCTTTTCTTCAACCACTTATATG ACCCCTTGTCACTTATTAGGGATCACAGGGCAAAGGAGGCTTTAACTGCTGAAGGTATAGCTGTGCGTTCCTTCAACGCGGACTTGCTTTACGAACCTTGGAAAGTTCACGATGAAGAGGGTCGCCTGTTCACAACCTTTGCAGCTTTCTGGGACAGATGCCTTACCATGGCTTATGATCCTGAGTCTCCACTTCTCCCACCTAAGAGGATAACCTCAG GTGAGGTGTTCAGATGCCGTCCAGATACACTAGTACTTGAGGATGACTCAGAGAAAGGAAGCAATGCACTTCTTGCTCGAGCATGGTCTCCCGGGTGGAGCAATGCCGACAAGGCACTTACTACCTTCATTAATGGCCCACTTATCGAGTACTCCAAGAACAGTAGGAAGGCCGATAGTGCCACAACCTCATTCCTCTCTCCCCATTTACATTTTGGGGAGTTAAGCGTGCGGAAGGTTTATCATCTTGTTCGCATTAAGCAAGTTCTATGGGCCAATGAAGGGAACAAAGCCGGTGAAGAGAGTGTTAACTTGTTCCTTAAGTCTATCGGCTTGAGGGAATACTCAAGGTACATAAGTTTTAATTACCCGCATAGCCATGAAAGGCCTCTTCTTGGTCACTTAAAGTTTTTCCCTTGGGTAGTTGATGAGGGATATTTTAAGGCGTGGAGACAAGGTAGGACTGGTTATCCGTTGGTGGATGCGGGCATGAGGGAGTTGTGGGCCACTGGATGGCTACATGATAGGATACGTGTTGTGGTGTCTAGTTTCTTTGTGAAGGTTTTGCAGCTTCCATGGATATGGGGAATGAAGTATTTCTGGGATACCCTTCTAGATGCAGATCTGGAGAGTGATGCTCTTGGGTGGCAGTATATCTCTGGTACTATCCCTGATGGCCGTGAGTTAGATCGTATTGACAATCCACAG tTTGAAGGTTACAAATTTGACCCTAACGGAGAGTACGTGCGCCGGTGGCTACCCGAGCTTGCTAGACTTCCTACTGAATGGATTCACCACCCTTGGAATGCACCGGAATCCGTACTCGAAGCTGCTGGAATCGAGCTAGGTTCCAACTACCCTCGTCCCATTGTAGGAATAGACGCAGCGAAAGCCCGGTTGGAAGAAGCACTTTTGGAGATGTGGCAACTAGAAGCAGCTTCTAGAGCTGCTCTTGAAAACGGAACAGAAGAAGGGCTGGGAGACTCTGAGTCAATGCCCATTGCATTTCCACCCGACATACATATGGACATGGACCATGAACCTATAACTACCAACCATAATACAGTTAGAAGGTATGAGGATCAAATGGTCCCAACATTGACTTCTTCTTTGTTGAGGGTTGAAGAGGAAGAATCTTCTCTGGATATAAGGAATTCCGTGGACAGTAGGGCAGAAGTGCCAACAAATATAAATCAAGCACCAAGGAGGGATGTATTTGACCAAGGAGCAGTGCACACTGTCCAAAACAATgtaaatttgacacaaaatatTATGGTAGGGATACGGAATGCAGAAGATTCCACTGCAGAATCTTCTAgtagtaggagagagagggacggAGGTGTAGTTCCCGTGTGG GAAAATGGTTCCGGAACTAGTTCATCATTTTTGCAAAGGCATCCACGATCTCATGAACTCATGAACTGGACGCGGCTTTCTCAAACTGG GTAA
- the LOC131332161 gene encoding cryptochrome-1-like isoform X1 — protein MSSGGCTVVWFRRDLRVEDNPALAAGVRAGSVVAVFIWAPEEEGHYYPGRVSRWWLKHSLAHLDSSLRSLGTSLITKRSTDSVAALLDVVKATGATQLFFNHLYDPLSLIRDHRAKEALTAEGIAVRSFNADLLYEPWKVHDEEGRLFTTFAAFWDRCLTMAYDPESPLLPPKRITSGEVFRCRPDTLVLEDDSEKGSNALLARAWSPGWSNADKALTTFINGPLIEYSKNSRKADSATTSFLSPHLHFGELSVRKVYHLVRIKQVLWANEGNKAGEESVNLFLKSIGLREYSRYISFNYPHSHERPLLGHLKFFPWVVDEGYFKAWRQGRTGYPLVDAGMRELWATGWLHDRIRVVVSSFFVKVLQLPWIWGMKYFWDTLLDADLESDALGWQYISGTIPDGRELDRIDNPQFEGYKFDPNGEYVRRWLPELARLPTEWIHHPWNAPESVLEAAGIELGSNYPRPIVGIDAAKARLEEALLEMWQLEAASRAALENGTEEGLGDSESMPIAFPPDIHMDMDHEPITTNHNTVRRYEDQMVPTLTSSLLRVEEEESSLDIRNSVDSRAEVPTNINQAPRRDVFDQGAVHTVQNNVNLTQNIMVGIRNAEDSTAESSSSRRERDGGVVPVWSPSTSSYSEQFGGEENGSGTSSSFLQRHPRSHELMNWTRLSQTG, from the exons ATGTCAAGTGGTGGGTGTACAGTAGTGTGGTTCAGGAGAGATCTAAGGGTAGAAGATAACCCAGCACTGGCGGCAGGAGTTAGGGCGGGGTCAGTGGTTGCAGTGTTCATATGGGCACCTGAAGAGGAAGGGCACTATTACCCTGGTAGGGTTTCTAGGTGGTGGCTGAAGCACAGTTTGGCTCACCTTGATTCCTCCTTGAGGAGCCTTGGTACCTCTCTCATCACCAAGAGATCCACTGATTCTGTGGCTGCCCTTCTTGATGTTGTCAAGGCTACTGGAGCAACTCAGCTTTTCTTCAACCACTTATATG ACCCCTTGTCACTTATTAGGGATCACAGGGCAAAGGAGGCTTTAACTGCTGAAGGTATAGCTGTGCGTTCCTTCAACGCGGACTTGCTTTACGAACCTTGGAAAGTTCACGATGAAGAGGGTCGCCTGTTCACAACCTTTGCAGCTTTCTGGGACAGATGCCTTACCATGGCTTATGATCCTGAGTCTCCACTTCTCCCACCTAAGAGGATAACCTCAG GTGAGGTGTTCAGATGCCGTCCAGATACACTAGTACTTGAGGATGACTCAGAGAAAGGAAGCAATGCACTTCTTGCTCGAGCATGGTCTCCCGGGTGGAGCAATGCCGACAAGGCACTTACTACCTTCATTAATGGCCCACTTATCGAGTACTCCAAGAACAGTAGGAAGGCCGATAGTGCCACAACCTCATTCCTCTCTCCCCATTTACATTTTGGGGAGTTAAGCGTGCGGAAGGTTTATCATCTTGTTCGCATTAAGCAAGTTCTATGGGCCAATGAAGGGAACAAAGCCGGTGAAGAGAGTGTTAACTTGTTCCTTAAGTCTATCGGCTTGAGGGAATACTCAAGGTACATAAGTTTTAATTACCCGCATAGCCATGAAAGGCCTCTTCTTGGTCACTTAAAGTTTTTCCCTTGGGTAGTTGATGAGGGATATTTTAAGGCGTGGAGACAAGGTAGGACTGGTTATCCGTTGGTGGATGCGGGCATGAGGGAGTTGTGGGCCACTGGATGGCTACATGATAGGATACGTGTTGTGGTGTCTAGTTTCTTTGTGAAGGTTTTGCAGCTTCCATGGATATGGGGAATGAAGTATTTCTGGGATACCCTTCTAGATGCAGATCTGGAGAGTGATGCTCTTGGGTGGCAGTATATCTCTGGTACTATCCCTGATGGCCGTGAGTTAGATCGTATTGACAATCCACAG tTTGAAGGTTACAAATTTGACCCTAACGGAGAGTACGTGCGCCGGTGGCTACCCGAGCTTGCTAGACTTCCTACTGAATGGATTCACCACCCTTGGAATGCACCGGAATCCGTACTCGAAGCTGCTGGAATCGAGCTAGGTTCCAACTACCCTCGTCCCATTGTAGGAATAGACGCAGCGAAAGCCCGGTTGGAAGAAGCACTTTTGGAGATGTGGCAACTAGAAGCAGCTTCTAGAGCTGCTCTTGAAAACGGAACAGAAGAAGGGCTGGGAGACTCTGAGTCAATGCCCATTGCATTTCCACCCGACATACATATGGACATGGACCATGAACCTATAACTACCAACCATAATACAGTTAGAAGGTATGAGGATCAAATGGTCCCAACATTGACTTCTTCTTTGTTGAGGGTTGAAGAGGAAGAATCTTCTCTGGATATAAGGAATTCCGTGGACAGTAGGGCAGAAGTGCCAACAAATATAAATCAAGCACCAAGGAGGGATGTATTTGACCAAGGAGCAGTGCACACTGTCCAAAACAATgtaaatttgacacaaaatatTATGGTAGGGATACGGAATGCAGAAGATTCCACTGCAGAATCTTCTAgtagtaggagagagagggacggAGGTGTAGTTCCCGTGTGGTCTCCGTCTACTTCTAGTTACTCGGAGCAGTTTGGGGGCGAAGAAAATGGTTCCGGAACTAGTTCATCATTTTTGCAAAGGCATCCACGATCTCATGAACTCATGAACTGGACGCGGCTTTCTCAAACTGG GTAA
- the LOC131332161 gene encoding cryptochrome-1-like isoform X2: MSSGGCTVVWFRRDLRVEDNPALAAGVRAGSVVAVFIWAPEEEGHYYPGRVSRWWLKHSLAHLDSSLRSLGTSLITKRSTDSVAALLDVVKATGATQLFFNHLYDPLSLIRDHRAKEALTAEGIAVRSFNADLLYEPWKVHDEEGRLFTTFAAFWDRCLTMAYDPESPLLPPKRITSGEVFRCRPDTLVLEDDSEKGSNALLARAWSPGWSNADKALTTFINGPLIEYSKNSRKADSATTSFLSPHLHFGELSVRKVYHLVRIKQVLWANEGNKAGEESVNLFLKSIGLREYSRYISFNYPHSHERPLLGHLKFFPWVVDEGYFKAWRQGRTGYPLVDAGMRELWATGWLHDRIRVVVSSFFVKVLQLPWIWGMKYFWDTLLDADLESDALGWQYISGTIPDGRELDRIDNPQFEGYKFDPNGEYVRRWLPELARLPTEWIHHPWNAPESVLEAAGIELGSNYPRPIVGIDAAKARLEEALLEMWQLEAASRAALENGTEEGLGDSESMPIAFPPDIHMDMDHEPITTNHNTVRRYEDQMVPTLTSSLLRVEEEESSLDIRNSVDSRAEVPTNINQAPRRDVFDQGAVHTVQNNVNLTQNIMVGIRNAEDSTAESSSSRRERDGGVVPVWSPSTSSYSEQFGGEENGSGTSSSFLQRHPRSHELMNWTRLSQTG; the protein is encoded by the exons ATGTCAAGTGGTGGGTGTACAGTAGTGTGGTTCAGGAGAGATCTAAGGGTAGAAGATAACCCAGCACTGGCGGCAGGAGTTAGGGCGGGGTCAGTGGTTGCAGTGTTCATATGGGCACCTGAAGAGGAAGGGCACTATTACCCTGGTAGGGTTTCTAGGTGGTGGCTGAAGCACAGTTTGGCTCACCTTGATTCCTCCTTGAGGAGCCTTGGTACCTCTCTCATCACCAAGAGATCCACTGATTCTGTGGCTGCCCTTCTTGATGTTGTCAAGGCTACTGGAGCAACTCAGCTTTTCTTCAACCACTTATATG ACCCCTTGTCACTTATTAGGGATCACAGGGCAAAGGAGGCTTTAACTGCTGAAGGTATAGCTGTGCGTTCCTTCAACGCGGACTTGCTTTACGAACCTTGGAAAGTTCACGATGAAGAGGGTCGCCTGTTCACAACCTTTGCAGCTTTCTGGGACAGATGCCTTACCATGGCTTATGATCCTGAGTCTCCACTTCTCCCACCTAAGAGGATAACCTCAG GTGAGGTGTTCAGATGCCGTCCAGATACACTAGTACTTGAGGATGACTCAGAGAAAGGAAGCAATGCACTTCTTGCTCGAGCATGGTCTCCCGGGTGGAGCAATGCCGACAAGGCACTTACTACCTTCATTAATGGCCCACTTATCGAGTACTCCAAGAACAGTAGGAAGGCCGATAGTGCCACAACCTCATTCCTCTCTCCCCATTTACATTTTGGGGAGTTAAGCGTGCGGAAGGTTTATCATCTTGTTCGCATTAAGCAAGTTCTATGGGCCAATGAAGGGAACAAAGCCGGTGAAGAGAGTGTTAACTTGTTCCTTAAGTCTATCGGCTTGAGGGAATACTCAAGGTACATAAGTTTTAATTACCCGCATAGCCATGAAAGGCCTCTTCTTGGTCACTTAAAGTTTTTCCCTTGGGTAGTTGATGAGGGATATTTTAAGGCGTGGAGACAAGGTAGGACTGGTTATCCGTTGGTGGATGCGGGCATGAGGGAGTTGTGGGCCACTGGATGGCTACATGATAGGATACGTGTTGTGGTGTCTAGTTTCTTTGTGAAGGTTTTGCAGCTTCCATGGATATGGGGAATGAAGTATTTCTGGGATACCCTTCTAGATGCAGATCTGGAGAGTGATGCTCTTGGGTGGCAGTATATCTCTGGTACTATCCCTGATGGCCGTGAGTTAGATCGTATTGACAATCCACAG tTTGAAGGTTACAAATTTGACCCTAACGGAGAGTACGTGCGCCGGTGGCTACCCGAGCTTGCTAGACTTCCTACTGAATGGATTCACCACCCTTGGAATGCACCGGAATCCGTACTCGAAGCTGCTGGAATCGAGCTAGGTTCCAACTACCCTCGTCCCATTGTAGGAATAGACGCAGCGAAAGCCCGGTTGGAAGAAGCACTTTTGGAGATGTGGCAACTAGAAGCAGCTTCTAGAGCTGCTCTTGAAAACGGAACAGAAGAAGGGCTGGGAGACTCTGAGTCAATGCCCATTGCATTTCCACCCGACATACATATGGACATGGACCATGAACCTATAACTACCAACCATAATACAGTTAGAAGGTATGAGGATCAAATGGTCCCAACATTGACTTCTTCTTTGTTGAGGGTTGAAGAGGAAGAATCTTCTCTGGATATAAGGAATTCCGTGGACAGTAGGGCAGAAGTGCCAACAAATATAAATCAAGCACCAAGGAGGGATGTATTTGACCAAGGAGCAGTGCACACTGTCCAAAACAATgtaaatttgacacaaaatatTATGGTAGGGATACGGAATGCAGAAGATTCCACTGCAGAATCTTCTAgtagtaggagagagagggacggAGGTGTAGTTCCCGTGTGGTCTCCGTCTACTTCTAGTTACTCGGAGCAGTTTGGGGGCGAAGAAAATGGTTCCGGAACTAGTTCATCATTTTTGCAAAGGCATCCACGATCTCATGAACTCATGAACTGGACGCGGCTTTCTCAAACTGGGTAA
- the LOC131332163 gene encoding probable aquaporin NIP-type — MPQSLAFEADALSPKRMLSFPSDFSLKEDVELLNPKEAVINPPPATPTPTIVQKVITELMGTYIFVFVGCASALAHRDVPLPIEATAMVWGLSFMVLKYTLAHISGAFMNPASSIAFAVVKKLPWKNVPIFIVAQITGSILASLNLRVLFHNQPDIRPAVTQVVRPYTPLQAVAWEYTITFILTITSSGVATDSRAHKMLFGVAIGATVVFNVIIAGDISGAAMNPARSIGPAVVAGEYKDLWVYIVGPLLGATTATLVYGTLRLPEPDQQPKESTKVIFNNLYTEPNPSYQYPSYQQASHIEKFRKVLNV, encoded by the exons ATGCCTCAATCACTTGCATTCGAAGCAGATGCCTTGTCCCCCAAACGGATGCTCAGTTTTCCCAGTGATTTCTCTTTGAAAGAAGATGTAGAGCTCTTAAATCCCAAAGAAGCAGTCATTAACCCCCCGCCAGCTACTCCAACTCCGACCATCGTCCAGAAG GTCATTACAGAGCTGATGGGAACTTACATTTTCGTGTTCGTGGGGTGCGCCTCGGCCCTTGCCCACAGAGACGTCCCGCTTCCAATTGAAGCAACAGCGATGGTTTGGGGTCTGTCCTTCATGGTGCTCAAGTATACGCTCGCGCATATCTCGGGCGCCTTTATGAACCCTGCAAGCTCCATTGCCTTCGCTGTTGTCAAGAAGCTCCCATGGAAAAAC GTGCCCATATTTATTGTGGCTCAGATCACCGGTTCGATACTAGCATCCCTCAACCTCCGAGTATTGTTCCACAACCAACCCGATATAAGGCCCGCCGTCACTCAGGTTGTCAGGCCATATACTCCTCTTCAAGCTGTTGCTTGGGAGTACACCATCACTTTCATCCTCACTATCACCAGTTCTGGCGTCGCCACTGATAGCAGAGCG CACAAAATGCTCTTTGGAGTTGCGATTGGAGCTACGGTGGTGTTCAACGTCATCATTGCCGG GGATATTTCTGGAGCCGCGATGAACCCTGCGAGGAGTATAGGCCCTGCCGTTGTTGCCGGCGAATATAAGGACCTATGGGTCTATATCGTAGGCCCTCTCCTTGGAGCCACAACTGCAACCTTGGTATACGGTACACTCCGGTTACCGGAGCCGGATCAGCAACCAAAGGAAAGCACCAAAGTCATATTCAATAATCTTTATACTGAACCGAACCCATCTTATCAATATCCCTCTTATCAACAAGCCTCTCATATTGAGAAATTTAGAAAAGTTCTGAATGTTTAG